One window from the genome of Spiractinospora alimapuensis encodes:
- a CDS encoding ABC transporter substrate-binding protein, which yields MRARDGGLVLMVLGLMSCSPASPDREHEHEESVTVEGASGAVTVPRTDTGIWALDEITGLHLLSLDVTPTRSALPIDLGDAVSEAGVEILEDGGVEMVDPSRPELVAEVEPSLIIGVNHPEHQELLPHLERIAPVLLVEDNDAWDEQLAVLGSVTGHEDEANTVTERIEREVDALSDRIAASSHAGTSVSLLSTCGDQVCVYGGARAAGSLLDQLGLSRPEAQESVGNTWGFTQVSAEALPDHSADVVLSLVGSIGATSVTDHVLLDTTDSVTADVDFGAWYGSGPLHLTWMLRDLDSVLFGDGVTTDVADAARLWRVVRGAE from the coding sequence GTGCGTGCGCGCGACGGCGGACTCGTCCTTATGGTCCTCGGGCTCATGTCCTGCTCCCCGGCCTCCCCCGACCGCGAGCACGAGCACGAGGAGTCCGTCACCGTGGAGGGCGCGTCGGGGGCGGTCACGGTCCCCCGCACGGACACCGGCATCTGGGCACTTGACGAGATCACCGGGCTGCACCTGCTCTCCTTGGACGTCACCCCGACGCGGTCGGCCCTGCCCATCGACCTCGGTGACGCAGTCTCCGAGGCGGGAGTCGAGATCCTGGAGGACGGTGGTGTGGAGATGGTGGATCCCTCCCGGCCGGAGCTGGTCGCCGAAGTCGAACCGTCGCTCATCATCGGAGTCAACCATCCCGAACACCAGGAGCTGCTGCCCCACCTGGAGCGGATCGCACCCGTGTTGCTCGTCGAGGACAACGACGCCTGGGACGAACAACTGGCCGTGCTGGGAAGCGTCACCGGTCACGAGGACGAGGCGAACACGGTGACCGAGCGCATCGAGAGAGAGGTGGACGCCCTCTCCGACCGAATCGCGGCCTCCAGCCACGCGGGGACTTCGGTGTCGTTGCTGTCCACCTGCGGCGATCAGGTGTGTGTGTACGGCGGAGCCCGTGCGGCCGGCAGCCTGCTCGACCAGCTCGGACTGTCTCGACCCGAGGCTCAGGAGTCGGTGGGCAACACCTGGGGGTTCACCCAGGTCTCGGCGGAGGCCCTGCCCGACCACTCGGCGGACGTGGTGCTGTCCCTGGTCGGATCGATCGGCGCCACGTCCGTGACCGACCACGTCCTGTTGGACACCACCGACTCCGTCACCGCCGACGTGGACTTCGGCGCCTGGTACGGCTCAGGGCCGCTGCATCTGACGTGGATGCTCAGGGACCTGGACAGCGTCCTGTTCGGTGATGGCGTGACCACCGACGTCGCCGACGCGGCGCGCCTGTGGCGGGTGGTGCGCGGCGCGGAGTGA
- a CDS encoding ABC transporter ATP-binding protein produces MASGIQRKLTYPVIDVRGLTRAFDQRAVIDRLDLTVEAGEFVALLGASGCGKSTLLRVLADLDRDIEGDVTVARRRAVGFQNPRLVPWKRVWRNVVLGLPGRPDRARAERALAEVGLGHRTDVWPKVLSGGEAQRAALARALVRDPDLLLLDEPFSALDALTRITAQDLVAELWQRHGCAVVLVTHDVEEAVLLADRVLVMRDGTIGDDVPVPLDRPRDRATPDFVALRARLLSLLGVDTH; encoded by the coding sequence ATGGCGTCCGGCATTCAGCGGAAACTGACCTACCCGGTGATCGACGTACGGGGCCTCACCCGCGCCTTCGACCAACGCGCCGTCATCGACCGCCTCGACCTGACCGTCGAGGCCGGAGAGTTCGTCGCCCTGCTCGGCGCCAGCGGCTGCGGCAAGTCCACACTGCTCCGAGTCCTCGCCGACCTGGACCGCGACATCGAGGGGGACGTCACCGTCGCCCGCCGGCGCGCCGTCGGATTCCAGAACCCACGCCTCGTGCCGTGGAAGCGCGTGTGGCGCAACGTCGTCCTGGGCCTGCCAGGCCGGCCGGATCGCGCCCGCGCCGAGCGTGCCCTGGCGGAGGTCGGCCTGGGGCACCGAACCGACGTGTGGCCCAAGGTGCTCTCGGGCGGAGAGGCCCAGCGCGCCGCCCTCGCCCGCGCCCTCGTGCGTGACCCCGACCTCCTGCTCCTCGACGAACCGTTCTCCGCCCTGGACGCCCTGACCCGCATCACCGCCCAGGACCTGGTCGCCGAACTCTGGCAACGCCACGGATGCGCCGTCGTACTGGTCACCCACGACGTGGAGGAGGCCGTGCTCCTCGCCGACCGTGTCCTCGTCATGCGCGACGGCACCATCGGCGACGACGTCCCCGTCCCCCTCGACCGCCCCAGGGACCGAGCCACCCCCGACTTCGTCGCCCTGCGCGCCCGACTCCTCTCCCTGCTGGGGGTGGACACCCACTAG
- a CDS encoding IclR family transcriptional regulator: MTIDDSQPVARHRSGTQSVDRAIAILRCFEHEPTLTATQVAQRLDLTVSTAHRLMRALQETGLLGRDATTESYHLGVTVAVLGRIALERLGTTVMQPALERLRDTTGESVTLGVRSGDEIAILVQLPSPEPLRYDQRPGSRNPIHVCSMGKALLAFGDPALAGTEPYTRYTDTTITSRAGLDAELARVRARGYATSDQERVLGVRAIAAPVRDHNGDAFAAVALQVPTVRFADDRLEELAEAVTSTARELSTLATGG; this comes from the coding sequence ATGACCATCGACGACTCACAACCGGTGGCCCGCCACCGCTCGGGAACACAGTCGGTGGATCGCGCCATCGCGATCCTGCGCTGCTTCGAGCACGAGCCGACGCTCACCGCCACCCAGGTGGCCCAGCGACTCGATCTCACGGTCAGTACCGCGCACCGGCTCATGCGCGCCCTCCAGGAGACCGGACTCCTGGGCCGGGACGCGACCACCGAGAGCTACCACCTCGGCGTCACGGTGGCTGTCCTGGGCCGGATCGCGCTGGAGCGGCTCGGCACGACCGTGATGCAGCCCGCCCTGGAGCGGCTGCGCGACACCACCGGGGAGTCGGTGACCCTGGGCGTGCGGTCCGGGGACGAAATCGCCATCCTGGTCCAGCTCCCCTCCCCCGAGCCGCTGCGTTACGACCAGCGGCCCGGATCGCGCAACCCGATCCACGTGTGCTCGATGGGCAAGGCCCTGCTGGCGTTCGGCGACCCGGCCCTCGCCGGCACGGAGCCCTACACCCGCTACACCGACACCACCATCACCTCCCGCGCGGGACTCGACGCGGAGCTGGCCCGGGTACGCGCACGGGGGTACGCGACCAGCGATCAGGAGCGCGTCCTGGGCGTGCGGGCGATCGCCGCACCCGTCCGCGACCACAACGGCGACGCGTTCGCGGCGGTCGCGCTGCAGGTCCCCACGGTTCGGTTCGCCGACGACCGGCTGGAGGAGCTCGCGGAGGCGGTCACCTCGACGGCGCGTGAGCTGTCCACGTTGGCCACCGGCGGCTGA
- a CDS encoding ABC transporter substrate-binding protein: MPLHTRPKIVASAIAVLIAASACGGPAESVADDLSQVSLRVGDQTGNTQALLEEAGLLDDVPYEIEWSEYAAAVNLHEALMAGAIDIGGAADAPTVSAIAGGSWIQVFAAWSNNGKGTALVVPEDSSAESLADLAGGEVSPSTRGSIAHFLLLRAVDEEGLEPDSVEPTFLAPVDAGAAFSAGELDAWATWNVYLARAQGEQGARVLVDGEDLLPGLYLLSATDDALDDPLLVEAMADYSARVDAGYAWGRDNPEEFVEFYADFAGQSVDVAERVADSNTDYHRIGVDTDLAESLEDTYATWVDGDVLPDRDLDLAEYVAEEAPAADDGAAD; the protein is encoded by the coding sequence ATGCCCCTCCACACCAGGCCCAAGATCGTGGCGTCCGCCATCGCCGTATTGATCGCGGCCTCCGCCTGTGGCGGGCCCGCCGAGTCCGTGGCCGACGACCTCTCCCAGGTGTCCCTGCGCGTGGGCGACCAGACGGGAAACACCCAGGCACTCCTGGAGGAGGCTGGTCTCCTCGACGACGTTCCCTACGAGATCGAGTGGTCGGAGTACGCCGCGGCCGTCAACCTGCACGAGGCGCTCATGGCCGGCGCGATCGACATCGGCGGCGCGGCCGACGCCCCGACGGTGAGCGCGATCGCCGGCGGCTCCTGGATCCAGGTCTTCGCGGCCTGGTCGAACAACGGCAAGGGCACCGCGCTCGTCGTGCCCGAGGACAGTTCCGCGGAGTCCCTTGCCGACCTCGCCGGGGGAGAGGTCTCCCCCTCCACCCGCGGCAGCATCGCCCACTTCCTGCTCCTACGGGCCGTCGACGAGGAGGGCCTCGAACCGGACTCCGTCGAGCCGACGTTCCTCGCCCCGGTCGACGCGGGCGCGGCGTTCTCCGCCGGCGAGCTCGACGCCTGGGCCACCTGGAACGTTTACCTCGCCCGCGCGCAGGGCGAACAGGGAGCACGGGTCCTGGTCGACGGCGAGGACCTGCTGCCCGGCCTCTACCTCCTCAGCGCCACCGACGACGCGTTGGACGACCCACTGCTGGTTGAGGCGATGGCCGACTACTCCGCACGCGTCGACGCCGGATACGCCTGGGGCCGGGACAACCCCGAGGAGTTCGTCGAGTTCTACGCCGACTTCGCCGGCCAGAGCGTCGACGTCGCCGAGCGCGTCGCGGACTCCAACACCGACTACCACCGCATCGGGGTCGACACCGACCTCGCCGAGTCCCTCGAGGACACCTACGCCACCTGGGTCGACGGGGACGTCCTGCCCGACCGCGACCTGGACCTCGCCGAGTACGTCGCGGAGGAGGCGCCGGCGGCGGACGACGGCGCGGCCGACTGA
- a CDS encoding ABC transporter permease has product MNRKSLSKETDPTSVPHDRASGTAATDTRSGDQHESPAHEPGPPQTPETDAPAVEQLRSVAETRRRVPRWLVKTLSPLGLLLLWQLASVVGWLPADVLAGPTVIATTARDLAATGELQDAVVTSLLRVLAGLALGALTAVVLATLAGLFRLGEDLIDAPVQMLRTVPTIGLIPLLIIWFGIGEEPKIALIALTVTFPLYMNIYGGIRNVDASLIEAGRTLGLGWFGTVRHIVLPGAMPSALVGLRFSLGSAWLALVFGETINATSGIGYLMNNAREFFQTDVIVVCLTLYALLGLLADHIVRLLERVLLAWRPAFSGN; this is encoded by the coding sequence GTGAACCGGAAATCCCTGTCCAAGGAAACCGACCCGACCTCCGTCCCGCACGACCGCGCGTCCGGGACAGCCGCCACCGACACGAGGTCAGGCGACCAGCACGAATCACCCGCCCACGAACCGGGCCCGCCCCAGACTCCGGAGACCGACGCTCCGGCCGTCGAGCAGCTGCGCAGCGTGGCCGAGACACGCCGTCGTGTCCCCCGATGGCTGGTCAAGACGCTCAGCCCGTTGGGACTCCTCCTCCTGTGGCAGCTCGCCAGCGTCGTGGGTTGGTTGCCCGCCGACGTGCTCGCCGGGCCCACCGTCATCGCGACCACGGCGAGGGACCTGGCCGCGACGGGCGAACTCCAGGACGCGGTGGTCACCTCCCTGCTGCGGGTCCTCGCCGGCCTCGCCCTGGGCGCGCTCACCGCCGTCGTGCTCGCCACCCTCGCCGGGTTGTTCCGCCTCGGCGAGGATCTCATCGACGCGCCCGTGCAGATGCTGCGCACCGTTCCCACCATCGGCCTGATCCCGCTGCTCATCATCTGGTTCGGAATCGGTGAGGAGCCCAAGATCGCGCTCATCGCGCTCACCGTCACCTTCCCGCTGTACATGAACATCTACGGCGGGATCCGCAACGTCGACGCCAGCCTCATCGAGGCGGGACGCACCCTGGGACTGGGCTGGTTCGGCACCGTGCGCCACATCGTCCTGCCCGGCGCGATGCCCAGCGCGCTGGTCGGGCTCCGGTTCTCCCTCGGCTCGGCCTGGTTGGCGCTGGTCTTCGGCGAGACCATCAACGCCACCTCCGGCATCGGATACCTGATGAACAACGCCAGGGAGTTCTTCCAGACCGACGTCATCGTCGTCTGCCTCACCCTGTACGCCCTGCTCGGCCTGTTGGCCGACCACATCGTCCGACTCCTGGAGAGGGTGCTGCTCGCATGGCGTCCGGCATTCAGCGGAAACTGA
- a CDS encoding LLM class flavin-dependent oxidoreductase, with amino-acid sequence MVEFIGMIRTADQSEIRERRGPLVDRDYTRRFAQAHERAGFDRVLIGYHSWDADGFAVAADAAAHTERLGYLIAHRPGFVAPTVWARKIATLDQFTAGRIAVHIISGASDAEQRRDGDHTDKVTRYRRTDEYLDVVKRTWTAREPFDHDGEFYSIRGALSHVLPHTQPRVPIYFGGSSADAYRVGGRHADVYALWGEPLKETAEQIAAVRAAGVEAGRDPDSIGISVSFRPILAPTDEEAWDRARSILATIEAGQAPVPNGVPYVGGTSVGSRRQLEAADRGEVHDRALWTATARATGAAGNSTALVGSPETVAAALADYVDIGVTTILIRGYEPLEDVEVYGEELLPRVRAEVARRRAVGV; translated from the coding sequence ATGGTTGAGTTCATCGGCATGATCCGCACGGCCGACCAGTCCGAGATCCGGGAGCGTCGCGGTCCCCTGGTCGATCGTGACTACACCCGCCGCTTCGCCCAGGCGCACGAGCGGGCCGGCTTCGACCGGGTGCTCATCGGTTACCACTCCTGGGACGCCGACGGCTTCGCCGTCGCCGCGGACGCGGCCGCGCACACCGAACGCCTGGGCTACCTCATCGCCCACCGGCCCGGCTTCGTCGCGCCCACCGTGTGGGCGCGCAAGATCGCCACCCTCGACCAGTTCACCGCGGGGCGGATCGCCGTCCACATCATCAGCGGCGCCAGCGACGCGGAGCAGCGCCGCGACGGCGACCACACCGACAAGGTCACCCGCTACCGTCGCACCGACGAGTACCTCGACGTCGTCAAGCGGACCTGGACGGCCCGCGAGCCCTTCGACCACGACGGCGAGTTCTACTCCATCCGGGGCGCGCTCTCCCACGTGCTGCCCCATACCCAGCCACGCGTCCCCATCTACTTCGGCGGCTCCTCCGCCGACGCCTATCGGGTGGGCGGGCGCCACGCCGACGTCTACGCCCTGTGGGGCGAGCCGCTCAAGGAGACGGCGGAGCAGATCGCCGCCGTGCGGGCCGCGGGGGTCGAGGCCGGCCGCGATCCGGACTCGATCGGGATCTCGGTGTCGTTCCGTCCGATCCTCGCCCCGACCGACGAGGAGGCGTGGGATCGAGCGCGGTCGATCCTGGCCACCATCGAGGCGGGACAGGCGCCCGTCCCCAACGGCGTGCCCTACGTCGGCGGGACCAGCGTTGGATCCCGGCGCCAGTTGGAGGCGGCCGACCGGGGTGAGGTGCACGACCGGGCCCTGTGGACCGCGACGGCGCGTGCGACCGGCGCGGCCGGCAACTCCACGGCGCTGGTGGGCAGTCCGGAGACGGTGGCCGCCGCGCTCGCCGACTACGTGGACATCGGGGTCACCACCATCCTCATCCGTGGCTACGAACCACTGGAGGACGTGGAGGTCTACGGCGAGGAGCTGCTGCCACGGGTACGCGCGGAGGTGGCCCGGCGGCGCGCCGTGGGGGTGTGA
- a CDS encoding cupin domain-containing protein, protein MTSPTHGDHVWHSRLEHVPANAVTGDTGQTSGMSRFEAISGKTVGSRKIWMGQTHVGPETNSGDHHHGEAETAIYVVSGHPSFVFADGDEEIRIDAGPGDYIFVPPYVPHREENPSPDEEAVVVIGRSTQEGIVVNLPDLWSTEGIPADAGSCDGQEGQ, encoded by the coding sequence GTGACCTCACCGACGCACGGAGACCACGTGTGGCACTCGCGACTCGAACACGTCCCGGCCAACGCCGTCACCGGCGACACCGGGCAGACGTCGGGGATGAGCCGCTTCGAGGCCATCTCGGGCAAGACCGTGGGGTCCCGCAAGATCTGGATGGGGCAGACCCACGTCGGGCCGGAGACCAACTCCGGGGACCACCACCACGGCGAGGCGGAGACCGCGATCTACGTCGTCTCCGGGCATCCTTCGTTCGTCTTCGCCGACGGCGACGAGGAGATCCGCATCGACGCCGGGCCCGGCGACTACATCTTCGTCCCGCCCTACGTCCCCCATCGGGAGGAGAACCCCTCCCCCGACGAGGAGGCGGTCGTCGTGATCGGGCGCAGCACCCAGGAGGGGATCGTGGTCAACCTGCCCGACCTGTGGTCAACCGAGGGCATTCCCGCCGACGCGGGCTCCTGCGACGGCCAGGAGGGGCAGTGA
- a CDS encoding LysR family transcriptional regulator: MDANRLRVFVEIARAGSVTAAARRLSFTPPAVSQQLAKLEQEAGCVLVERGRGVFRLTSAGQVLLERAERVLGELRDARSAVREEAGAATRRLAMGAFASAAKTLVPAALATFTAAHPQVRLALQDIEPPQGYDLVTSADLDLLITHRYPGTPLPAASGLRREPLLVDPLLVVLPEDHPAADTNQVSLADLAEDEWICGAPGVFNRVTLEDAADAAGVRLSVAFETADYEVTLALVRAGLGVSLIPETVLRESPSVGWVARPLEGPGLEREIYAVRRPRPPQQVLEMVAILRRSARRAELTARTS, encoded by the coding sequence GTGGACGCGAACCGGTTGCGGGTGTTCGTGGAGATCGCCCGAGCGGGCTCGGTGACGGCCGCCGCGCGGCGGCTGTCCTTCACCCCGCCCGCAGTGTCCCAGCAGTTGGCCAAGCTGGAGCAGGAAGCGGGGTGTGTCCTCGTGGAACGCGGCCGGGGCGTGTTCCGCCTGACGTCGGCCGGCCAAGTCCTGCTCGAGCGCGCCGAACGGGTGTTGGGCGAACTGCGCGACGCGCGGTCGGCGGTGCGAGAGGAGGCCGGGGCCGCGACCCGCCGGCTGGCGATGGGCGCGTTCGCGAGCGCCGCCAAGACCCTCGTTCCCGCCGCGCTCGCCACCTTCACCGCCGCGCACCCCCAGGTCCGCCTCGCGCTGCAGGACATCGAACCACCTCAGGGCTACGACCTGGTGACGTCCGCCGACCTCGACCTCCTCATCACCCACCGCTACCCGGGCACCCCCCTGCCCGCGGCGTCGGGACTCCGGCGCGAGCCCCTCCTGGTCGACCCACTGCTGGTGGTCCTGCCCGAGGACCACCCCGCGGCCGACACCAATCAGGTGTCCCTCGCTGACCTGGCCGAGGACGAATGGATCTGCGGCGCACCGGGGGTCTTCAACCGGGTCACCCTGGAGGACGCCGCCGACGCGGCCGGCGTGCGCCTCAGCGTCGCGTTCGAGACGGCCGACTACGAGGTCACCCTCGCCCTGGTCCGCGCCGGCTTGGGGGTGAGCCTCATCCCCGAGACGGTGCTGCGCGAGTCACCGTCCGTCGGCTGGGTCGCCCGGCCCCTCGAGGGGCCGGGCCTGGAACGCGAGATCTACGCGGTGCGTCGACCACGCCCACCCCAGCAGGTCCTGGAGATGGTCGCGATCCTGCGCCGTTCGGCCCGGCGGGCCGAACTCACCGCACGAACGTCTTGA
- a CDS encoding NAD(P) transhydrogenase subunit alpha codes for MTTQLLTDLTIFVLALLVGFEVISKVPATLHTPLMSAANAIHGVILVGAMIIALTADTVVGYVLLFLAAVFASANVVGGYAVTGRMLAMFRRPQVRAVPDSAADQADHVEEGRS; via the coding sequence GTGACCACTCAGCTCCTCACCGACCTGACGATCTTCGTGCTGGCGCTCCTCGTCGGATTCGAGGTCATCAGCAAGGTGCCGGCCACCCTGCACACCCCTCTGATGTCGGCGGCCAACGCGATCCACGGCGTCATCCTCGTCGGGGCGATGATCATCGCTCTCACCGCTGACACCGTCGTCGGCTACGTGCTGTTGTTCCTCGCGGCGGTGTTCGCCTCCGCCAACGTCGTGGGCGGCTACGCCGTGACCGGGCGCATGCTCGCCATGTTCCGCAGGCCCCAGGTCCGCGCGGTGCCCGACAGCGCGGCCGACCAGGCCGACCACGTCGAGGAGGGCCGCTCGTGA
- a CDS encoding NAD(P)(+) transhydrogenase (Re/Si-specific) subunit beta, which translates to MTVAEVVIRLVYLAAATSFVMGLHLMNSPASAKRGNAFAAAGMTAAVAATLILLVAEGTVTITGWIVLAVGAATGSLAGLYWARSVPMTAMPQLVSLFNAVGGGAAAVVGIDHFLHLTGDEAGYAATAVAVFLDVLIGAVAFSGSLVAAGKLQGWISGSPIAFPGHTWVNAALAIGILVAGGFLVAGAPSPGVLFLITVAALVLGVLFVLPIGGADMPVVVSLLNAATGLAVAMAGFVLANEMLIIAGALVGASGSILTKLMADAMNRPLTAIVAGGFGTGDTQALPTGDAGQVQTIAADDAAIRLAYANRVIIVPGYGLAAAQAQHELRELAGLLEEGGVHVTYAIHPVAGRMPGHMNVLLAEAKVPYEQMKEMDEVNPEFPRADVALVVGANDVTNPAARNPGSPISGMPILDVDQAETVIVIKRSLGSGYAGIDNELYTNPRTHMFLADAATALSQLGAAVKTFVR; encoded by the coding sequence ATGACCGTCGCCGAGGTCGTGATCCGGTTGGTCTATCTGGCCGCGGCCACCAGTTTCGTCATGGGACTGCACCTGATGAACTCCCCGGCCAGCGCGAAACGCGGCAACGCGTTCGCCGCCGCGGGGATGACGGCCGCGGTCGCGGCCACGCTCATCCTGCTGGTCGCCGAGGGGACGGTGACCATCACCGGGTGGATCGTCCTCGCCGTGGGTGCGGCGACGGGGAGTCTCGCCGGACTCTACTGGGCGCGCTCGGTCCCGATGACGGCGATGCCGCAGCTCGTCAGCCTGTTCAACGCCGTTGGTGGCGGTGCCGCCGCGGTGGTGGGCATCGACCACTTCCTCCACCTCACCGGGGACGAGGCCGGTTACGCCGCGACCGCCGTGGCGGTGTTCCTGGACGTACTGATCGGCGCGGTCGCGTTCTCGGGGTCGCTGGTGGCGGCCGGCAAGCTGCAGGGCTGGATCTCCGGCTCGCCCATCGCGTTCCCGGGCCACACGTGGGTGAACGCGGCGCTCGCCATCGGGATACTCGTGGCCGGTGGGTTCCTCGTCGCGGGCGCCCCCAGCCCCGGAGTGCTGTTCCTGATCACCGTGGCGGCGCTGGTGTTGGGCGTGCTGTTCGTGCTGCCCATCGGCGGGGCGGACATGCCGGTCGTGGTGTCCCTGCTCAACGCCGCTACGGGACTCGCCGTCGCCATGGCGGGCTTCGTCCTGGCCAACGAGATGCTCATCATCGCCGGAGCCCTCGTGGGAGCCTCGGGCAGCATCCTCACCAAGCTGATGGCCGACGCGATGAACCGTCCCCTCACCGCTATCGTCGCCGGCGGATTCGGTACCGGCGATACCCAGGCACTGCCCACCGGTGACGCCGGCCAGGTGCAGACGATCGCGGCGGACGACGCCGCGATCCGCCTCGCCTACGCCAACCGCGTCATCATCGTCCCGGGCTACGGTCTCGCCGCGGCCCAGGCCCAGCACGAACTCCGGGAGCTCGCGGGACTCCTGGAGGAGGGCGGGGTGCACGTCACCTACGCCATCCATCCGGTCGCCGGCCGCATGCCCGGGCACATGAACGTGCTCCTGGCGGAGGCGAAGGTGCCCTACGAGCAGATGAAGGAGATGGACGAGGTCAACCCGGAGTTCCCTCGCGCCGACGTCGCGCTGGTGGTGGGCGCCAACGACGTCACCAACCCCGCGGCGCGCAACCCGGGGAGCCCGATCTCCGGGATGCCGATCCTCGACGTGGACCAGGCCGAGACGGTGATCGTCATCAAGCGTTCGCTGGGGTCGGGCTACGCCGGGATCGACAACGAGCTGTACACGAACCCACGTACGCACATGTTCCTCGCCGACGCCGCGACGGCCCTGTCGCAGTTGGGCGCGGCGGTCAAGACGTTCGTGCGGTGA
- a CDS encoding DsbA family protein, with the protein MSLAPPHRSGAALTVTEYTDPGCVVSWASEPRLRYLRLRYSALVHWRQVIGLQIADATRTDPGFTPEGAAPGYLRRWREVADRTGTPITERLRWMHHSTAPAGRAAIAARAQGPGVAARVLRRLRELVFLHGTPVDSVERARNSLGVVPGLDLPRLLRDMESERVHETLRAEAAETRRVHPDTEIAARTGEPTPHPGTPVPDGGTHRYGFPTLVFQDHEHTLVVPGFRQVREYEAALEHLLPGVTARAAPLPSVTALLAETGTLTAPEVSLLAGGELPPQAQRLDGTTGEVWVRVAPSQHGPPADADSRRGTAPTA; encoded by the coding sequence GTGAGCCTGGCCCCACCCCACCGGAGCGGAGCTGCGCTCACCGTCACCGAGTACACCGACCCGGGCTGCGTGGTGTCGTGGGCGAGCGAGCCGCGGTTGCGCTACCTCCGGCTGCGCTACAGCGCCCTGGTCCACTGGCGGCAGGTCATCGGCCTGCAGATCGCCGACGCGACCCGCACCGATCCCGGGTTCACCCCCGAGGGTGCCGCGCCGGGATACCTGCGCCGGTGGCGGGAGGTGGCGGATCGCACGGGGACTCCCATCACCGAACGTCTGCGGTGGATGCACCACTCCACGGCTCCCGCCGGCCGGGCCGCGATCGCCGCACGCGCCCAGGGACCCGGCGTCGCCGCGCGTGTCCTGCGGCGCCTCCGGGAGTTGGTGTTCCTCCACGGGACACCGGTGGACTCCGTCGAGCGGGCGCGGAATTCTCTGGGCGTGGTCCCCGGCCTCGACCTCCCCCGGCTTCTCCGCGACATGGAGTCCGAACGGGTCCACGAGACACTACGGGCGGAGGCGGCGGAGACCCGCCGGGTCCACCCCGACACCGAGATCGCGGCGCGAACCGGCGAGCCGACGCCCCACCCCGGCACCCCCGTCCCCGACGGCGGGACGCACCGCTACGGATTCCCGACCCTGGTCTTCCAGGACCACGAACACACACTCGTGGTGCCGGGGTTCCGCCAGGTCCGCGAGTACGAGGCGGCCCTGGAACACCTCCTCCCCGGCGTCACCGCGCGGGCGGCACCGCTTCCGTCGGTGACGGCCCTCCTCGCCGAGACGGGAACCCTCACCGCCCCGGAGGTCTCCCTCCTCGCCGGCGGGGAACTCCCACCGCAGGCACAACGCCTGGACGGAACCACGGGAGAGGTGTGGGTGCGGGTCGCGCCGTCCCAGCACGGCCCCCCTGCGGACGCAGACTCCCGCCGGGGAACCGCACCCACCGCCTGA
- a CDS encoding serine/threonine dehydratase, which translates to MTVNAPDLAHIDVPAAQHRVSEHIRRTPVLRARLEGRDVLFKLEHLQLTGAFKIRGALNALLAMRDRRGLPDLVVTASGGNHGLAVATAAALLGIRAEVYVPESVPEAKAARLESSGAALVRVGDHYAQAAAAARDRAVAVDAPYVHAYDDPDVVSGQGTVAAEIVQDVPECDGIAAAVGGAGLIAGITAGAPHLTITGVEPEGCQSLHAALAAGHPVDSPVDSVASSALGATRVGETPFAVLRSRPPRSVLVADSEIISARNRLWEEFRIAVEPAAAAPFAAWLAGTVPGDLPCLVMCGANSTWTPTDPASGTK; encoded by the coding sequence ATGACCGTCAACGCGCCCGACCTGGCCCACATCGACGTCCCCGCGGCCCAGCACCGCGTCTCCGAGCACATCCGCCGCACCCCCGTGTTGCGTGCGCGACTGGAGGGCCGGGACGTTCTGTTCAAGCTGGAGCACCTGCAGCTCACCGGGGCGTTCAAGATCCGAGGGGCGCTCAACGCGCTGTTGGCCATGCGGGACCGGCGCGGTCTGCCGGACCTGGTCGTCACGGCATCCGGTGGGAACCACGGTCTCGCCGTGGCCACGGCCGCCGCGCTGCTGGGGATCCGCGCCGAGGTGTACGTGCCGGAGTCGGTGCCGGAGGCCAAGGCGGCCCGGCTGGAATCCAGTGGGGCGGCGCTGGTGCGCGTGGGTGATCACTACGCGCAGGCCGCCGCCGCGGCTCGGGACCGCGCCGTCGCCGTGGACGCGCCCTACGTTCACGCCTACGACGACCCGGACGTCGTCTCCGGTCAGGGCACGGTGGCCGCCGAGATCGTCCAGGACGTCCCGGAGTGTGACGGGATCGCCGCCGCGGTCGGCGGGGCGGGGCTCATCGCCGGCATCACCGCGGGGGCGCCGCACCTCACGATCACCGGGGTCGAACCCGAGGGCTGCCAGAGCCTGCACGCCGCGCTGGCCGCCGGGCACCCGGTCGACAGCCCGGTCGACTCGGTCGCCTCCTCCGCTCTGGGCGCGACCCGCGTCGGGGAGACCCCCTTCGCGGTCCTGCGCTCACGCCCGCCGCGTTCGGTACTGGTGGCCGACTCCGAGATCATCTCCGCCCGCAACCGCCTGTGGGAGGAGTTCCGGATCGCCGTCGAACCCGCGGCCGCCGCGCCCTTCGCCGCCTGGCTCGCCGGAACCGTCCCCGGGGACCTCCCTTGCCTGGTGATGTGCGGCGCCAACAGCACCTGGACTCCCACCGACCCGGCCTCGGGCACGAAGTAG